From uncultured Methanobrevibacter sp., one genomic window encodes:
- a CDS encoding class I SAM-dependent methyltransferase family protein, protein MKYKKIGDILILDNKYPNDDFEALSKKHNVKTVMKIDHIQGTKREPVYKILYGSETETINKENGCLFKLDLSKVMWSKGNNNERLRIAKLVEDNETVIDMFAGIGYFSIPIGVHSNPKQVYAIELNPNSHYYLCENIKLNKLDNVTPILGDCMVETPKFKADRIVMGYVKTTHHYLKVAIDSLNNGGIIHYHETVPEKLIQTRPIERIKSQAGDREVELLKINKIKKYAPGVEHVVIDARIN, encoded by the coding sequence ATGAAATACAAAAAAATTGGGGATATATTAATTTTGGATAATAAATATCCAAATGATGATTTTGAAGCGTTGTCTAAAAAGCATAATGTAAAGACGGTAATGAAAATAGACCATATTCAAGGAACTAAGCGTGAACCAGTCTATAAAATTCTTTATGGCAGTGAAACTGAAACAATCAATAAGGAAAATGGATGCTTGTTTAAATTAGATTTGTCGAAAGTAATGTGGTCTAAGGGAAATAATAACGAAAGATTAAGAATAGCCAAACTTGTTGAGGATAATGAAACAGTCATTGACATGTTTGCCGGAATAGGATATTTTTCAATACCTATTGGTGTCCATTCAAACCCTAAACAGGTATATGCAATAGAATTAAATCCCAATTCTCATTATTATCTGTGTGAAAATATCAAACTGAATAAATTGGATAATGTCACTCCAATTTTAGGAGATTGTATGGTTGAAACTCCGAAATTCAAGGCGGACCGTATTGTTATGGGATATGTTAAAACAACTCATCATTATTTAAAAGTAGCAATAGACAGTCTTAACAATGGAGGAATAATTCATTATCACGAAACAGTTCCTGAAAAATTAATCCAGACAAGGCCTATCGAAAGAATTAAATCACAGGCTGGTGACAGGGAAGTTGAACTTCTAAAAATAAATAAAATAAAAAAATATGCTCCTGGTGTGGAACATGTGGTTATTGACGCTCGGA